Proteins from a single region of Hermetia illucens chromosome 3, iHerIll2.2.curated.20191125, whole genome shotgun sequence:
- the LOC119652117 gene encoding fibrillin-2-like, producing the protein MQAQVITLAFFVVIITFTSCYGSSSRSAELKEIWAREYNDTLAGKCTKRVPANPNNDGSPSDSATVLIEVCCKGYKPYEYDTKKCIPDCPYGCENGFCVSPNVCNCFDDHIRSHDDQCVPTCPISCLNGVCDSNGMCTCHPRHILDPFRKFCLPICHGSCGLNRYCSSPGRCSCIRGFKENLETGECDPICPLNCLNGRCISPGICACNPGYRLQDDVCQANCTSCENGKCVINEVCSCDPGYTWDLKRNKCIPVCTRCLNGFCIAPGVCKCHEGYERIGESCQPICDGGCTNGYCVAPNTCNCKGGYGRNIFGKCKRLRCHIADDTKSICGIKHLGCFVETNKNFGGNPIIINKISSPIITPKETKCQYHIELKIGYIQELVASMRVLITLVVAAVFMPGILTQLGVKTRYPASGNLVTNVTHGTSGISGEAGHYAYTSNGTLLFINRTLSSIPSGFCVKEVPTASLVKDASVVPAGNGSNPSLSRIKVCCEGYERNPHNFAKCDPVCKNECVNGLCVAPNVCRCFPDHVLNLGGFCIPTCPIGCGNGECQPDRSCKCKPGYVLEPMRKFCVPKCEPGCQFGNCTEPNTCQCINGYERAADGSCKPKCDNCENGKCTAPGVCTCLPGYTRQADRCLPVCERGCKSGLCIAPNVCSCERGYTLDKTGTSCTPHCNQPCLNGVCNGPNSCKCNPGYVQDEFNPSLCKPHCAGGCPNGVCSGPNFCICNAGFVKDRGIKGRQVCVPSH; encoded by the exons ATGCAAGCCCAAGTGATTACATTAGCTTTTTTCGttgttattattactttcaCAAGTTGCTATGGCAGTTCTTCACGCTCGGCCGAGTTGAAGGAAATCTGGGCTCGAGAATACAATGACACGTTGGCAGGAAAGTGCACGAAAAGAGT TCCTGCAAATCCAAACAACGATGGGAGTCCTTCCGATTCGGCGACCGTTCTGATTGAAGTATGCTGCAAAGGGTACAAACCTTACGAATACGATACCAAAAAATGCATACCTGACTGTCCTTATGGCTGTGAAAACGGATTCTGCGTGTCTCCCAATGTTTGCAACTGTTTTGACGATCATATTCGAAGTCATGATGACCAATGTGTGCCCACGTGCCCAATATCATGCCTGAATGGAGTGTGTGATTCCAACGGCATGTGCACTTGTCATCCGCGCCATATTTTGGATCCCTTCAGGAAATTTTGTCTCCCAATTTGTCATGGAAGCTGTGGTCTCAATAGGTATTGCTCCTCACCTGGACGATGCTCCTGTATTCGTGGATTTAAAGAAAACCTTGAAACGGGAGAATGCGACCCCATCTGCCCGCTTAATTGTTTGAATGGTCGCTGTATTAGTCCTGGTATTTGTGCTTGTAATCCAGGTTATCGCCTCCAAGATGATGTTTGTCAAGCGAACTGTACCAG TTGTGAAAACGGTAAATGCGTTATCAACGAGGTTTGCAGCTGCGACCCGGGTTACACCTGGGAcctgaaaagaaacaaatgcatTCCAGTATGTACTCGTTGCTTGAATGGATTTTGCATTGCACCTGGTGTCTGCAAATGTCATGAAGGATACGAAAGGATTGGTGAGTCATGCCAGCCGATTTGTGACGG TGGATGTACAAACGGATACTGCGTGGCACCAAATACTTGCAACTGCAAAGGAGGATACGGAAGGAATATCTTTGGAAAATGTAAAAGGCTTAGATGCCACATAGCTGATGATACGAAAAGTATCTGTGGAATTAAGCACTTAGGAT gttttgttgaaacaaACAAGAATTTCGGTGGAAAtccgattattattaacaaaatttcgAGTCCAATAATTACCCCCAAAGAgacaaaatgtcagtaccacatcgaattgaagatCGGATATATTCAAG AACTAGTCGCCAGCATGAGAGTGTTAATAACGTTAGTCGTCGCTGCTGTGTTCATGCCCGGAATTCTCACTCAATTGGGAGTGAAAACTCGTTATCCTGCTTCTGGGAacctggtcacaaatgttacTCACGGTACGTCAGGAATATCCGGGGAGGCTGGACACTACGCCTACACCAGCAACGGAACGCTTTTGTTTATCAACAGAACATTAAGCTCCATTCCTTCTggattttgtgtgaaagaagTTCC CACTGCATCACTGGTGAAGGATGCGTCTGTAGTTCCAGCCGGTAACGGATCAAATCCATCCCTGAGTCGTATTAAGGTATGTTGCGAAGGCTATGAACGGAATCCCCACAATTTCGCCAAATGTGACCCCGTGTGCAAGAATGAATGCGTCAATGGCTTGTGCGTAGCTCCCAACGTTTGCCGGTGCTTCCCGGACCATGTGCTGAACTTGGGCGGTTTCTGCATTCCGACTTGCCCCATTGGATGCGGTAATGGAGAATGTCAACCAGATCGCAGTTGTAAGTGTAAACCAGGCTACGTTCTGGAGCCAATGAGGAAGTTCTGTGTGCCAAAATGTGAACCTGGATGCCAGTTTGGAAACTGTACGGAGCCGAACACTTGTCAATGCATCAATGGATACGAACGAGCTGCAGATGGTTCCTGCAAACCAAAATGTGATAATTGTGAAAATGGAAAGTGCACGGCTCCCGGAGTTTGCACTTGCTTGCCCGGTTACACCAGACAAGCTGATAGGTGTTTGCCGGTCTGCGAAAG GGGCTGCAAGAGTGGTCTTTGCATTGCACCAAATGTTTGCTCTTGTGAGCGTGGCTACACACTAGACAAGACGGGAACATCATGCACCCCGCACTGTAATCAACCTTGTTTGAATGGAGTCTGCAATGGACCAAATTCATGCAAATGTAATCCAGGATATGTACAGGATGAGTTCAATCCGTCACTGTGCAAACCACATTGTGCAGGCGGATGTCCGAATGGGGTTTGCTCAGGACCCAATTTCTGCATTTGTAACGCCGGCTTTGTCAAAGATCGTGGCATTAAAGGACGACAAGTTTGCGTGCCAAGCCATTAA